The following DNA comes from Populus trichocarpa isolate Nisqually-1 chromosome 19, P.trichocarpa_v4.1, whole genome shotgun sequence.
TGATGAAGTGACGtttgttttgttggtttttatgGGCAGTGAGTATTCGATGCAGCTTAATGCTTCTCGGATCAAAGTGCTTCAAGCTCAAGATGATGTAGTTAATTCCATGAAAGATGTAGCGGGAAAGGATCTTCTGAATGTCAGCCAACATCACCATCGGTACAAGCATCTTCTCAAAGATCTCATCGTTCAGGTCATTATTGAATAACCAGCATGCCCATTTGCTTTTCAGTTGCttttaaaatgaagaaaattgtgGAATTGCTTTGCCACGTGTAGTTCATGAAGTTTTGGTTGATGGGGCTTTTTCACTTGTGTTCGTCTGTATCTGTATAAACTCTTGATACATGCACATGATGCTACATTTCAGTTGTTAGATACATGCACTTGATGTTCCCTACtgagcatttttgtttttttgataaaatgaaGTGAATTTTAATCTACTAACACTCTGATGATGGCTTGAGCTTTGAGGGAATCATCTGATGAAACTTTTTAACTTGCAGATACATTTTAGAGGATGATTGGTTGTTTGTAAATTAgatgaagaaatgaaaaattgtaTTACCAGGGAATGCTCAGAAATGACCATTATGATTTCATATTTAACAGGAATGCGGTGTTATATACATGAATAAAGTATTGTGCTCATAATCTGGatattctttcttcattttttttcccagagTTTACTCAGATTGAAGGAGCCTGCTGTCTTGCTACGTTGCCGGAAAGATGACCATCATTTGGTGGAGTCTGTCCTGAATTCAGCAAAGGAAGAATATGCTGAGAAAGCAAATGTTTATCCCCCAGAAGTCATTGTAGACCACGATGTCTATCTTCCACCTGCTCCTAGCCATCATAATGCTCATGGTCCTTTCTGGTAAATTGTTCATGAAAATCCAAGAAACTAACCTGAGTGCATATACTTATTCATTAATCAAAAGCTGTTTGTGTGGGGCTTCTGTGGGTCTTATCAAGTGTGTGTCGTAGTTTGTTCTTAATTGTGGTCGCCATAGTAAACTTATACCTGCTGTTGATTTCCAAAATTTTCTAGTTGCATAATTCACATTGCTAATTGTATCATATAACTTAGGGTTTCCAAATTGCATAATATGTAACCAATGAGTGTAAGGTTTCAAATGACTTATCTTAAAAAGTCACTCTTTTGTATCTAAGATACTGGAGATAGAAAAACAAAGTTGACTTTGGTATATTTTGTTGTGAAGCTCTGGAGGTGTGGTGTTGGCATCTCGAGATGGGAAGATTGTGTTTGAAAATTCTCTTGATGCGCGGTTGGACGTTGTATTTCGTAAAAAACTTCCTGAGGTATGTTCAATAAATTATCGTTATTGAtgttactatttttttcctGACTTCTCCATACACTCTAATTCCTTAATAGGATACTCATATCAATAGAATGAATGAAAGAGAATTGAACTTGTTCTTAGAAAAGGAACAATCATGAATGATTATGAAGTgcccaattattattattttgaaaaaagggGTTGTGAGGTAGCCTACAAAAAGTGGAACAACATTTTAGACTTTTTAGGCTGcttattttagaaagaaacACAGGgtctaattttaatattttagtttccctatgttttctattttcattagGACTTCTTATTTTATTACACCCTCCGCGGACATCAACTTTAAggtattattattgaattaaaaaatctaatttttctccaaaatttacTGTGTTTGTGTTGTTTGGTGATCTTGTTGGTGGATCTACATCTTCTAAATCACCACTACACTCAATAATCATTAAGAGTAAGAATAATGTTAGTTCTTAGATTTGTGTTAACTCATTCTAATTGAgtatttcttcttattattgttttagCACATTGAAATTTATAACTAATCTTCAAAAAGATGTTTAGTCCCAACTtgaataaattttagtttttgttgaaacacatgGGATAATGTGAAGAGGATGGGGGCTTTCTAATGTAGTTAGGCGTGCTATAATAAGTGATTCTAAGCAGTCAGGTGCAAGTTTGCCACAACTAGATAAGGATTTGTCCCAGACATATTACATAGATGGCCtgacaaatatatttatagactaGTGAAACAGATCCAAGCccaagaggaggtctggtcgcgccagaccaaaATAATGACTAAAAAAGGCTATGACTTTTGATTTGACCGTTGGAATCGCTACTTTGGTCATCGGATCTTTAGATTTTACAAATCTCGCCCTGGGGCCCTGGTTTTGACAGTTTCTgtgattttccttgttatttttggatttcatgcttctttcctttataattttggatttttattttgtttcctagGTGAGGTAGGGTTTTTGGCCTATTTAAGGCTTCGTAAACCTCCTAAAGAGAGGGCTTGAGGATTGAtattatagagaaaataaaacctcCAAACTTGGGGCTCACTTTTGCAGCCCATTTTGCTCATTAAAATTCTCgtgttctttctttgtttgttgttgtcTTTAGCTTCTGCCTGTATCAGTTGGTATCAAAGTCCAACGATCCTAggtttatttgttgttgtgtgTTGCAATCCCATAGAAGAGAATTTATCTGTTGTTGTGTGCGCTAACAAACCATGGTGGGAAAAGGTCATGGAGCAGAGTGTGGCCAAGAAGGGGATGGAGAGCTCCCCCACTGACAAGGGAACATCCAGAAGCTCGCTATCGAAGACATGCAAAGGCAGATCACATAATTAACCAGTAGGTTAGAGGAGAGAGACTTGTGAGACCAGGGATAGTGTGACCTGGGCTAAGAGAGTGATCATGGGTCCCTAGTTGGTACTGCAAACTACTAGTGTTAGTCTTTGAGAAACTATTTGAAGTAAATTGTGATGCTTCTGGAGTAGGCATTACCTTTTGCTGAaggagtttattttaattactgaCCATGAGGCTATGAAGTACATAAATGGGTAGCATAAGTTGAGTCGTCGACATGCAAAATGGGTATTGATTTTGCAAGAGTTCACTTTTTCATTGAGGCACCAATCAAGCAGTGTAAATAAGGTAGATGATGCTCTCAGTCGACGTGTGACTTTACCCATGTGCTAGGATTTGATAGTTTCTGAGCTGTATTCGGGGGATGCATCATTCAGTCATATTTATGTTGAGTTAACGAAGAGAGGTAAACGAGATAACTGTGTGTTTTTAAACGGTTATCTTTTTCATGGTTAGCAGCTTTGTGTTCTAGTTTGCTTTTTGCGAGAGCATATCATTCGTGAACTACATTGTGAGGGGTATTTTGGACAGGATAGGACATTGACTCTAGTATCCACATGTTATTAGTGGCCTAAGTTACCAGGACAAGCTTCTAACTTTGTCAAGAGGTGTGTTGTTTGTCAGAGGTCCAAAGGGGCCTTATTGAATGTTGGGTTATACACCCGGTTACTAGTTCTTGATGCTCCATGGCTAGACATAAGCATGGATTTTGTATTGGGCTTACCTTGTACACAACGGGCTATGGATTCTATTTTTGTTGTAGACAGGTTCTCGAAAATGATCTATTTTATAGCTTGCCGAAAGACTATGGATGCATCTTGGGTAGCCTAACTTTACTTCAATCAGGTGGTTtgtttgcatggcattcctagGTTCATCACTTCTGATAGGAATGTCAAGTTCATAAGTAATTTTTGGAAGAGTTTGTGGGGAAGGATGGGAACTCAGTTGAATTTTAGCAATGCTTATTACCCTTAGACAGATGGGCAGACAAAGATAGTTAATAATAGTCTCGGCAACTTACTATGAAGCTTGGTTGGAGATAAGCTAAAACAGTGAGATAAGACATTGTCATAGGTgaagtttgcttataatagatcTCGAAATCGGACCACCTAACTAAGTCCCTTTAAGATTATCTATAGGTAGAATCCTTCTGGAGTACTAGAGTTAATTCACATACCTCGCATCGGACGCATGAGCATCCAAGCTACTGACATGGTAGATTACTTATTTGGCATTCATAGTAGGTCAAGCAGACAATTAGTGACAACAATGCCATGTATAGGCCCTAGCTGATACTCATAATAAGAGAGTAGTGTTTGAAGTTGGTGATTTGGTATGGGCAATCCTTACACGTGACAGGTTTCAGTGTGAGTATAACAAGCCTAAGGAAAGGAAGATAGGTCATTATGAGGTGTTGTAAAAGATAAATGATAATGCCTACGAGATTCGTTTTCCTCATCATTTGAAAACTTATGATGTCTTCAATGTCCAGCActtgactttttatttagaGGAGAAACAAAACTTGAGGATGAATTCCCTCCAACCTATGGAGAATGATGTAGTTGGACTTGCGATAACGGATTATTCTAAGTAGTTAAGTGCAAGTTTATCATAGCTAGATGAGGATCTACCCTAGATAAATTACATGGATGGCCTAGCAGATACATTTATGGACTAATGGGACAAATCTAAGCCCAAGAGGTGGTCTGGTTGTGTCAAATCAAAATAACGGCTTAAAATGGTCATAACTTTTTATTCTACTGTCGgatctttatattttgaaaatctcaCCTCGGGGCCTCAGTTTTAGCAGTTTTTGTgatttccttgttatttttggattttgtgcttctttcctttgtaattgtggatttttattttgtttcatagtTGAGGTAGGATTTCTGGCTTATTTAAGGCTTTGTAAAACTCTTAAAGTGGATTTGaggattgttattctagagaaaataaaacttgcgAGCTTGGGATTCATATGTGCAACCCCTTTCGCTCATTAAAattcccatttttatttttttttgtttattattgtcTTTAGCTTCCACCTGCATCACTTttcttactttttcttttttggccaTCAATCAATAGTCCTGCAAAGAGATAAGGACAGTTTGCTTGGATCTGAAATGCTAGGAGGTTATTTTTTACTGAAGAAAGAGTGCAGAAATGATTTTTAGATGAAACTTGCAGCACGGGCATCTGCTATTTGACTTTAAACTTCCTTTTCTAATCCTCTAGTATGAGTTCTGTGTAAGAGGTGGAAGTTCCTTTAAAGACGTAATTATTTAGTATAATTTATGGGTCAAAGTTGTTCACTAGTCTGACTAACTTCTtatgattttcctttttttctcaactttcttTATCAGTTTTATGCGGGTATCTCTTTAAGAATTAGAGATTCTTTAACAAAACCTCCCTCATTCTTATTTCCATACATGCTATTGCAAACAGAGTTCTGTGAGAAGTTATATTAGTATTTTTCCCATTATATGACCTTTTTTTGTCTGCAAATTGCTGAAAATTTTAGTGCTACCTTGGAAAGGCCAAATCGAATGGCCTGCATCGGTGTAACTTGACATCTCAGGAAAGCTTTGTGATTGCGTATGTTGTTTAGCTACTCATTTGTATAACATGCATGACATTGCAGCTTTGCTAAGTATTGTTGAATTTGTTACCCTAATGCTGTCATGGCTTCTTATTGCAGATCCGCAAGCTGCTAGTTGGTCAGGTTGTATAATGGAATGGCGTGGCCTATGCATGATGGATGGTTTGTATTGTTGTTTGGTGCCTGGATAATTTATGTCCAATATTTGAAGACCAAGAGATTATCATCAATtctttggttgtttattttaaatttcctgTTTGCGAAATACCTTTATTTCTGAAATTAGTGAAGCTGGTACCTGGTTTGGTGCTTGTATCCTCCTAGACACCTCAAGGCACTCGTTttcaataagaaataaaatatcaagtgTTTTGATTAAGTCATACCGTTGTAATCCTTCTCCCTCGCTGTGCCAAACCTTCCTGTTCCCTAGTGTAACTTTTACCTATTGAGTATCTGTTGTGCGGCGGCCCTTCCACTTGATGGAACTAGAGGAGCGCGGAAGGGAAAAGACATGAACCTATCAAGTTCATGCTTGAATCCTATATGGGTTCTTACAGAGACTTTTCAGATAGGATTTTAGGCACCCTCTGAGAAGATTTGAATCCTTGCCAACGATTGCCGTTATCTTTGGCATTAAAGGATTATTGTAATTGTTGCAATGGGGGGTGAGCGAGTGGGTTAGGACTAATTCAGATAAGAGAGAAGTAAAGGCAAATCTTTTGTTGAAAAAAGCTGACAACGATTTTGAACAGTATAAAGTGCTTGTTTCGCATTCCAGTTGTGGGTGTTTCTGAAAACCTTTTATAGAGCAATTTGAACAATGAAATGCCATGGTTGGATTCAGCATTTACACTTGTGTTCTTACCAGTTCATTAAGaaaccgtttgggaacgcggtttgcaccgcgttcccaaaaaattcaaattttgttttttaaaaaaattaatatgttttggattgttttgatgtgctgatgtcaaaaatgatttttaaaaaataaaaaaaatatcactggcatgcatttcagcacgaaaaattatttgaaaagtaaccgcaaccacactgtcaagcTAGTTCTAAATAGGCTCCATTCCTATCAATTCAACCtattaaatatttgtattttcaatttccaTCAATTGGGtataatttcttgatttatagTAGTTGTGGAACAATTATTTCATAAACTTCTAGACCAATTTTCAGATTTCATAAGAATTCTTcgaagaaattgaaaatcaacttTCTCGATTGAATTATTCCTTGTACAACTCAATCTAGTAGAAATATTAATAGCCTAGATATTAATATTCATCATCCAACAAAGAAGATCTTGGTATCAACAAACTTAGATGGGAACCATTCTTTTCTAAAATGTATTATCCAAATTTAGTTTTGCTACAATAAAAATCTACGATTATTCAGCACAAATACAATTTCAATTCTATCTGTAAATAAACCTCTATGGATTACTAGAATAATAACTTTGCAATCTACTTCAACAGATGACCATCGCgtctaacatttaatttattattttaaggtAAGACAACCAATCCATAACACTATCCAAAGCTTagtaattattgttgttgttgatgaaaaTGATCCAGACAATGTTGTCTCCTTGAGAGGAAAACAGAAGGAGGTAGAAGaagataaattcttaaaaaaacaacttttatgtATTACCAAACCGAGCATAAAGACAAGTGCGCACCAACCTCTTCATTTAGGTCAATAACTATGATAAAGGTAATAACGACGGGAACATGCTAAACATAACCTGAAATGGCAGCGCTACACCTTTACGTCGGCTCCATGAATGTGTTCTTCTGATTGTTTTCCCAGTACTAGAATTGGTTCTGAAGATAGTTCACTCCCTTCTTGTTCAATTGGAAGGCCTTGGCGAGAACACAGCATGAGAAAGAGATTTCATTAAGAAATCAGTAACAGAGAATGAACGTATCAGAAAGTAAAGGCATATTGAGGCTATGTTTGTTCCCGGAAACTAGTTTCcgggaaactactttccaaacttttctgtgtttgtttgtcattaaaaaagttagtcaacgaaaaatactttccggtcaaagaaaaatttggcttggttttcaggaaagtgttttccttttattttgggcggaaaacactttccggaagttgtgaaaaatttagaaatgtcatattatttgttgattatatcaaatttgatcctcaaacttttgattgctatatatattttttgttttgaatattgaatatttgtttttcaatttcatcccttaaaatttaatttttatattaattttggtccttatttttataattgttatttgcttttccctttttattttttaattgaaattttttatctatcaaatttgatcctcattcttttgattgttacttgttttatttgaaataatttatgaaatgttaatgattattattttaatttctttatctttcaattttttttttttggatttgatctctattattttgattattatttattttatttaagataatttatgaaattatatttttttttaatttcattcacattcaactttttaatttgtaagatttgttcctcattattttaataaacttgaaaaaaataaaacattaataagttattttccagctcattttccatgacataaccaaacactg
Coding sequences within:
- the LOC18108215 gene encoding V-type proton ATPase subunit E isoform X2 produces the protein MGLFYSVLIRSVGDEVTFVLLVFMGSEYSMQLNASRIKVLQAQDDVVNSMKDVAGKDLLNVSQHHHRYKHLLKDLIVQSLLRLKEPAVLLRCRKDDHHLVESVLNSAKEEYAEKANVYPPEVIVDHDVYLPPAPSHHNAHGPFCSGGVVLASRDGKIVFENSLDARLDVVFRKKLPEIRKLLVGQVV
- the LOC18108215 gene encoding V-type proton ATPase subunit E isoform X1, whose product is MNDADVSKQIQQMVRFIRQEAEEKANEILVSAEEEFNIEKLQLVEAEKKKIRQEYERKEKQVQVRKKIEYSMQLNASRIKVLQAQDDVVNSMKDVAGKDLLNVSQHHHRYKHLLKDLIVQSLLRLKEPAVLLRCRKDDHHLVESVLNSAKEEYAEKANVYPPEVIVDHDVYLPPAPSHHNAHGPFCSGGVVLASRDGKIVFENSLDARLDVVFRKKLPEIRKLLVGQVV